In one Neobacillus sp. CF12 genomic region, the following are encoded:
- the ribE gene encoding riboflavin synthase, with amino-acid sequence MFTGIIEELGVVANIQQSGESFVLTIEAKKILEDAHLGDSIAVNGVCLTVTSFSSKQFTVDVMPETVKASSLRSLKRGAKVNLERAMAAGGRFGGHFVSGHIDGTGLIKSKKQVENAIYYEIEASPEILRYVIERGSIAVDGTSLTVFGVTDEVFTLSLIPHTLSESIIGLKDSGDIVNLECDMIGKYVGHFLTSSQNNVHRKNSSTISASFLEENGFA; translated from the coding sequence ATGTTTACCGGTATTATTGAAGAATTAGGAGTAGTAGCGAATATCCAGCAAAGTGGCGAATCATTTGTACTTACAATAGAAGCAAAAAAAATCTTAGAAGATGCCCATCTTGGAGACAGCATAGCTGTTAATGGTGTTTGTTTAACGGTCACTAGCTTCTCGAGTAAGCAGTTTACAGTAGATGTCATGCCTGAAACAGTAAAAGCTTCTAGTTTACGTTCTCTCAAACGTGGCGCCAAAGTGAATCTCGAAAGAGCCATGGCAGCCGGTGGCAGATTTGGCGGACACTTCGTTTCCGGTCATATTGATGGTACTGGATTAATAAAGAGTAAAAAACAAGTTGAAAATGCAATATATTATGAAATTGAAGCCTCACCGGAAATATTAAGGTATGTAATTGAAAGAGGATCAATAGCCGTAGACGGTACAAGCCTGACTGTTTTTGGTGTTACAGATGAAGTGTTTACATTATCACTCATCCCCCATACCTTGTCAGAAAGTATTATTGGACTTAAAGATTCAGGTGATATTGTCAATTTAGAATGCGATATGATTGGAAAGTATGTGGGGCATTTTTTAACTAGCAGTCAAAACAATGTTCACAGAAAGAATTCATCCACTATTAGCGCGAGCTTTTTAGAAGAGAATGGATTTGCTTAA